From Candidatus Paceibacterota bacterium, a single genomic window includes:
- a CDS encoding DEAD/DEAH box helicase family protein, translating to MALHPKFPKSPYEILDPAIRWFPADESLRDKKMGELLPPLVVEIRKKVRDWRLSGYEGASETSKALLKWWFLTDHPITAATGETILFKYYFAQREAVETIIWLYEVIKARDKYELIRFDVSGAVSPAMFDETWTRYIIKMATGAGKTKVLSLILAWSYFHKTYESDSQLARNFLVVTPNIIVLDRIRTDFDSLKIFFEDPILPDNGYMGQNWRDDFQLTLHIQDEIGTIRKTGNIFLTNIHRVYEGATEASSFEDADTTDYFLGTKPTGATNDSKLDLGDIVRNVDELVVLNDEAHHIHDPRLAWFKAIEDMHNRLKMKGSQLSLQIDVTATPKHTNGSIFVQTVSDYPLVEAIHQNVVKHPVLPDPASRAKLQEHTSSNFTEKYKDYIHLGYLEWKKVYDEHIKLNKKSVLFVMTDDTINCDDVAEYLENTYSDLRGAVLVIHTKDNGEISESVSGKKEEELKKLRHDANTIDRLDSPYKVIVSVLMLKEGWDVRNVTTIVGLRAYSSKSNILPEQTLGRGLRRMYRDPDLAELVSVVGTDAFMDFVESIKSEGVELEHRKMGEGSGPKAPLVVEIDRENMKKDIENLDIEIPILTPRIYREYKNLSNLEVKDFKHTKISIKEFSEEEKREIVFRDITSGDITHKTELDSNFIPNYQSVIGYFTQVVMKDLRLVSGYDILYAKVKEFIQNYLFEKPIELEDLNSLRNLSEIEASRTIQETFKKSINELTVLDKGEAEIRDYIKVSKSRPFVVKDQGYIVPKKSVFSKIVGDSHFELQFANFLEGCEDIVSYVKNYFAVNFRIDYKNATGDISNYYPDFIIKVSPKEYYIVETKGREDLDDIEKIKRLEQWCEDVNANQKNAKYQMLYIKQEDWEALEQKPRGFREVVQGWVK from the coding sequence ATGGCTCTTCACCCTAAATTCCCCAAATCACCATACGAAATACTAGACCCAGCTATTAGGTGGTTTCCGGCTGACGAAAGTCTTAGAGATAAGAAAATGGGTGAACTATTGCCGCCTTTAGTTGTAGAGATTCGCAAGAAAGTAAGAGATTGGCGTTTATCTGGTTATGAAGGAGCAAGTGAGACAAGTAAAGCGCTGCTGAAATGGTGGTTCTTAACCGATCACCCAATAACAGCAGCTACAGGAGAGACAATTCTTTTTAAGTATTATTTTGCACAGCGTGAAGCAGTAGAGACAATCATTTGGCTTTACGAAGTAATAAAAGCTAGAGATAAGTATGAGCTCATTCGTTTCGATGTCTCTGGGGCTGTATCTCCTGCTATGTTTGATGAGACTTGGACCAGATACATTATTAAAATGGCAACAGGCGCTGGAAAGACTAAAGTTTTAAGTCTTATTCTGGCATGGAGCTACTTCCACAAAACATATGAAAGTGATTCTCAATTGGCTCGTAATTTCCTTGTAGTTACTCCGAACATCATTGTGCTTGATCGTATCCGCACAGACTTTGATAGTCTTAAAATATTCTTTGAAGATCCTATTCTCCCTGACAATGGATATATGGGACAAAATTGGAGGGATGATTTTCAGCTGACACTTCATATCCAAGACGAAATAGGAACGATCAGAAAAACAGGAAATATTTTTCTTACAAATATTCATCGTGTTTACGAAGGAGCTACCGAAGCATCTAGTTTTGAAGATGCAGATACTACTGATTATTTTCTTGGCACAAAACCCACAGGAGCAACAAACGATTCCAAATTAGATCTTGGAGACATTGTCCGCAATGTAGATGAGCTCGTAGTATTAAATGACGAAGCGCATCATATTCACGATCCTCGTTTGGCATGGTTCAAAGCTATTGAAGATATGCATAATCGCCTCAAGATGAAAGGCAGCCAACTTTCACTACAGATTGACGTTACAGCTACCCCGAAGCATACAAATGGCTCTATATTCGTCCAAACAGTGAGTGATTACCCACTTGTCGAAGCTATTCATCAAAATGTGGTCAAACATCCTGTATTACCAGACCCAGCCAGTCGTGCCAAATTGCAGGAGCATACGAGCTCTAACTTTACAGAGAAATATAAAGACTACATTCACTTAGGTTATTTGGAGTGGAAAAAAGTCTATGATGAGCATATAAAACTCAATAAAAAATCTGTTTTGTTCGTTATGACAGACGATACTATAAACTGTGATGATGTTGCTGAATATTTAGAGAATACATACTCAGATTTGAGAGGTGCGGTCCTAGTTATCCATACCAAAGACAATGGAGAAATCTCAGAGAGCGTAAGTGGTAAAAAAGAAGAAGAATTAAAGAAACTTCGACATGATGCCAATACCATTGATCGCCTCGACAGCCCATATAAGGTAATCGTATCCGTACTGATGCTCAAAGAAGGTTGGGATGTAAGAAACGTGACTACGATTGTTGGTCTTCGAGCCTACAGCTCAAAGAGTAATATTCTACCAGAACAAACACTTGGTCGTGGACTTCGCCGCATGTATCGTGACCCAGATTTAGCAGAACTTGTCAGTGTTGTTGGGACAGATGCTTTTATGGACTTCGTGGAATCTATTAAGAGTGAGGGTGTTGAGCTTGAACACCGAAAAATGGGTGAAGGTTCTGGTCCTAAAGCACCTCTAGTTGTAGAGATTGATAGAGAGAATATGAAAAAGGATATTGAGAATCTAGATATAGAAATCCCTATCCTTACTCCTCGCATATACCGAGAATATAAAAATCTTTCCAATCTTGAAGTCAAAGATTTTAAACACACGAAAATCTCTATCAAAGAATTTAGCGAAGAAGAAAAAAGAGAGATCGTCTTTAGAGATATCACAAGTGGCGATATAACTCACAAGACAGAGTTAGACAGCAACTTTATTCCAAACTATCAGAGTGTTATTGGATATTTTACCCAAGTTGTCATGAAAGATCTTCGTCTGGTAAGTGGCTACGATATCCTCTATGCCAAGGTAAAAGAGTTTATTCAAAACTATCTTTTTGAGAAGCCAATTGAACTTGAGGATCTAAACTCTCTCCGTAATCTCTCTGAAATCGAAGCGTCAAGAACTATACAAGAAACATTCAAGAAAAGTATAAATGAATTGACCGTATTAGATAAAGGCGAAGCTGAAATACGAGACTACATTAAGGTCAGCAAGAGCCGTCCTTTCGTAGTGAAAGACCAAGGCTACATCGTTCCTAAGAAGAGTGTGTTCAGTAAAATTGTGGGAGACAGTCACTTTGAGCTACAGTTTGCCAACTTCCTAGAAGGATGCGAGGACATTGTGTCGTATGTAAAGAATTATTTTGCGGTCAATTTTAGAATTGATTATAAGAATGCTACAGGAGATATTTCCAACTATTACCCAGACTTTATAATCAAAGTTTCGCCTAAAGAATATTACATTGTGGAGACAAAAGGTCGTGAGGACTTGGACGATATAGAAAAGATTAAGCGCCTAGAGCAGTGGTGTGAAGACGTAAACGCCAATCAAAAAAATGCCAAATATCAGATGCTTTACATCAAGCAGGAAGATTGGGAGGCGCTGGAGCAGAAGC